A window from Malassezia japonica chromosome 1, complete sequence encodes these proteins:
- a CDS encoding uncharacterized protein (SECRETED:SignalP(1-19)), translating to MRCAVYLAIALTLVAAVVASEGVAPSQAPLDRRQAALGGGGGQPTTQQSLESISGYTPPPSSSTPTPSNFKQGSILSTSDIAGYADAKKLTSAAMLATTPLPYLAAAVAVIAGAILF from the exons ATGCGCTGTGCGGTGTATCTCGCGATTGCCCTGACCTTGGTCGCGGCCGTGGTGGCGAGTGAGG GCGTCGCACCTTCTCAGGCCCCTCTGGACCGCCGtcaggccgcgctcggcggcggtggcggccAGCCGACGACCCAGcagtcgctcgagtcgaTCTCGGGCTACACCCCTccgccctcgtcgtcgacccCCACGCCCTCCAACTTCAAGCAGGGATCGATCCTCTCCACTTCGGATATTGCCGGCTACGCTGACGCGAAAAAACTGACGAGCGCTGCTATGCTGGCGACGACCCCGTTGCCCTACCTCGCTGCTGCTGTGGCCGTTATTGCTGGTGCGATTCTCTTCTAA
- a CDS encoding uncharacterized protein (EggNog:ENOG503NW69; COG:J; BUSCO:EOG09262JWJ), translating to MPPKKNAPVAEKPRLGRPSNNLQMGIVGLPNVGKSTLFNTIAKCDLGKAANFPYATIEPEEARVKVPDDRFLWLCDLYKPKSEVPAFLTCVDIAGLTAGASTGAGLGNAFLSHVRAVDGIFQVVRAFDDSDIVHVEGDVDPTRDMDIISTELRLKDIEWVEKTLDNARKVARSAGNNSLEDRKKKEEVAVIEKVLKCLQEDNKDVRKGDWNAKEVDIINEMKLLTAKPVIYLVNLSERDYVRKKNKWLPKIKEWIDNNNPGDLLIPFSASLEEQLFSLEDESAQKEYLAKLGEGVTSALGKITKSGYDGLDLIRYFTAGPDEVRAWSIRRGIKAPAAAGVIHTDFENKFVCGDIMAFEDLKEAGSENACRANGKLAQKGKTYEMVDGDIAHWKCGA from the exons ATGCCGCCTAAGAAGAACGCCCCTGTTGCTGAGAAGCCGCGTCTTGGACGCCCTTCGAACAACCTGCAGATGGGCATTGTCGGTCTGCCTAATGTCGGCAAGTCGACGCTGTTCAACACGATCGCCAAGTGCGATCTCGGCAAGGCTGCCAACTTCCCATACGCGACCATCGAACCCGAGGAGGCCCGTGTGAAGGTGCCGGACGACCGCTTCCTCTGGCTCTGCGACCTCTACAAGCCCAAGTCCGAGGTGCCTGCTTTCCTGACCTGTGTCGATATTGCCGGTCTTACCGCCGGTGCGAGTACGGGTGCGGGTCTCGGTAACGCTTTCCTGTCGCAcgtccgcgccgtcgacggtATCTTCCAGGTGGTGCGTGCGTTTGACGACTCGGACATTGTCCacgtcgagggcgacgtcgacccGACCCGTGACATGGACATCATCTCGACTGAGCTGCGTCTGAAGGACATTGAGTGGGTCGAGAAGACTCTCGACAACGCGCGCAAGgtcgcgcgctcggcgggaAACaactcgctcgaggaccgcAAGAAGAAGGAGGAAGTGGCGGTCATCGAAAAGGTGCTCAAGTGCCTCCAGGAGGACAACAAGGACGTCCGCAAGGGCGACTGGAATGCGAAGGAG GTGGACATCATCAACGAGATGAAGCTGCTGACCGCCAAGCCGGTCATCTACCTCGTCAACCtcagcgagcgcgactACGTCCGCAAGAAGAACAAGTGGCTCCCGAAGATCAAGGAGTGGATCGACAACAACAACCCCGGTGACCTGCTGATCCCCTTCTCGGCttcgctcgaggagcagctcttctcgctcgaggacgagtcCGCGCAGAAGGAGtacctcgccaagctcggcgagggcgttaccagcgcgctcggcaagatCACCAAGAGTGGTTACGACGGTCTCGACCTCATCCGCTACTTCACCGCAGGCCCCGACGAGGTTCGCGCCTGGTCGATCCGCCGCGGTATCAAGGCTCCGGCCGCCGCTGGTGTCATCCACACCGACTTCGAGAACAAGTTCGTCTGTGGTGATATCATGGCCTTTGAGGACCTCAAGGAGGCCGGCAGCGAAAACGCGTGCCGTGCAAACGGCAAGCTCGCGCAGAAGGGCAAGACGTACGAGATGGTCGACGGTGACATTGCCCACTGGAAGTGTGGTGCGTAA